The proteins below are encoded in one region of Aquisphaera giovannonii:
- a CDS encoding alkaline phosphatase, with protein MSRLAWIATVVGLMVMPVRGGEEAVVPRAGHVVIIGVDGLSPDGLLKAKVPVVDRLKREGAWSFHARGVMPTVSSPNWASMIMGAGPEQHGVLSNEWQPGKSSITPTAQAHGGFPTVFGILREQRPKSKIGIFHDWDGFARLVEPGVADVVLNPKGPQATVEKAVEYIMKEKPTLTFIHLDHVDHAGHHDGHGTPQYYAAVAEADRLIGEVLRALERAGMAGDTLVLITADHGGKGKGHGGNTMGELEIPWIVAGPGVARGKEIGSPVNTFDTAATVAAVLGINPPECWIARPVRAAFAASTPTAAAR; from the coding sequence ATGAGTCGATTGGCCTGGATTGCGACCGTGGTTGGACTCATGGTCATGCCCGTCCGCGGGGGCGAGGAAGCGGTCGTCCCCCGCGCCGGGCATGTGGTGATCATCGGCGTGGACGGCCTCAGCCCGGACGGCCTCCTCAAGGCGAAGGTCCCCGTCGTCGACCGGCTGAAGCGGGAGGGGGCGTGGAGCTTCCACGCTCGAGGGGTCATGCCGACGGTCAGCAGCCCGAACTGGGCGTCCATGATCATGGGGGCCGGGCCGGAGCAGCACGGGGTGCTCTCGAACGAATGGCAGCCCGGCAAGTCGTCGATCACGCCGACGGCCCAGGCCCATGGGGGATTCCCGACGGTCTTCGGCATCCTCCGCGAGCAGAGGCCGAAGTCGAAGATCGGCATCTTCCACGACTGGGACGGCTTCGCCCGGCTGGTCGAGCCCGGCGTCGCGGACGTCGTCCTCAATCCGAAGGGGCCTCAGGCCACCGTCGAGAAGGCCGTGGAGTACATCATGAAGGAGAAGCCGACGCTCACCTTCATCCACCTGGATCACGTCGATCACGCGGGGCATCACGACGGGCACGGCACGCCGCAGTATTACGCGGCGGTCGCGGAGGCGGACCGCCTGATCGGCGAGGTGCTCCGGGCGCTGGAGCGGGCGGGGATGGCCGGGGACACGCTGGTCCTGATCACCGCGGACCACGGCGGCAAGGGGAAGGGGCACGGCGGCAACACGATGGGCGAGCTGGAGATCCCCTGGATCGTGGCCGGCCCCGGCGTCGCCCGGGGCAAGGAGATCGGGTCGCCCGTGAACACGTTCGACACGGCGGCCACCGTCGCCGCGGTCCTCGGCATCAACCCGCCGGAATGCTGGATCGCCCGGCCGGTCCGGGCGGCGTTCGCCGCGTCCACGCCGACGGCCGCTGCACGCTGA
- a CDS encoding LamG-like jellyroll fold domain-containing protein → MRTAILLCPLLALPAPSGQQAAGPSPPAPVDPVFRSAIAAWQMGDARSLAGDDALRIAGDAGIGVTLDGDDLRASLEGGNDGRVARLDGGYLDAGQGAGGRLNPSGRSLTVSVRLRCPSGAWDGPIFSKHGGHDRLVYNVYSSRSHVGFELGLRDRPGMTSVLVPLDRIGEKDWHDVVGRYDGKAVQVFVDGVLMDEAPAEGPIREGNAAPCLIGGEPSGGGVKTGWKGLIDHVAIWDRALPAADIERLAGGAASVAARRKRYTQVVQLPPAPDLYRETLRPQFHFTARQWGVRKLNPGMREEGWLNDVNGLIHLDGEYHLMAQRWARCWIHAVSKDLIHWTELQPAFWDDRRYGTGVQSGTAVLDARNVSKLSPDDRTPPLVAFWSGFDNHSQCISYSLDRGRTWAKYAGNPIFHHPERDPKVFWHEPTRRWVMVLSCVNSYLFFTSENLLDWHEEKDPIPDCFECPDFFSLPLDGDPSRPKWVLIRGNGSYSVGEFDGRSFRAQTPVRPGDHGPNFYATGSWGDIAGQPGRRVQIAWMRGGSYPEMPFNQQMSFPCDLSLRTVDGSPRMYRRPAPEIATLHGKEHAVGDLELAPGQSRPLPQPRDGFRLLAEVECGEGATLTFTLRGTKVVIDGKTIVSRCEPVAASGSVRTVEILVDRASIETFANDGEVSISACFLPTDDRLAVGSSGGPARVRSLRIIELESAWPTRVDGPGPAARAGSSARRGLPG, encoded by the coding sequence ATGCGCACCGCCATCCTCCTCTGCCCCCTACTCGCCCTCCCGGCCCCGAGCGGGCAGCAGGCCGCCGGGCCGTCTCCGCCGGCCCCGGTCGATCCGGTTTTCCGGTCCGCGATCGCCGCCTGGCAGATGGGCGATGCGCGATCGCTGGCCGGCGACGACGCGCTCCGCATCGCAGGCGATGCTGGCATCGGGGTGACGCTGGACGGGGATGACCTACGCGCCTCGCTCGAGGGCGGCAACGACGGCCGCGTCGCCCGGCTGGACGGCGGCTATCTCGACGCCGGCCAGGGCGCCGGCGGGAGGCTCAACCCGTCCGGCCGGTCCCTCACGGTCAGCGTCCGCCTGCGATGCCCATCGGGGGCCTGGGACGGCCCGATCTTCAGCAAGCACGGCGGGCACGACCGGCTGGTCTACAACGTCTACTCGAGCCGCTCGCACGTCGGATTCGAGCTGGGGCTGCGGGACCGGCCGGGGATGACTTCGGTGCTGGTGCCGCTGGATCGAATCGGGGAGAAGGACTGGCACGACGTCGTCGGACGCTACGACGGCAAGGCCGTGCAGGTCTTCGTCGACGGCGTGCTCATGGACGAGGCCCCGGCGGAGGGCCCCATCCGCGAGGGCAACGCGGCGCCTTGCCTCATCGGCGGCGAGCCGTCCGGCGGCGGCGTGAAGACGGGCTGGAAGGGGCTCATCGATCACGTCGCCATCTGGGACCGGGCCCTGCCGGCGGCCGACATCGAGCGGCTGGCCGGCGGTGCGGCGTCGGTCGCCGCCCGGAGAAAGCGGTACACCCAGGTCGTCCAGCTGCCTCCGGCCCCCGACCTCTACCGGGAGACGCTGCGTCCGCAGTTCCATTTCACGGCCCGGCAATGGGGCGTCCGCAAGCTCAACCCCGGGATGCGCGAGGAGGGCTGGCTCAACGACGTCAACGGGCTGATCCACTTGGACGGCGAGTATCACCTCATGGCCCAGCGCTGGGCCCGCTGCTGGATCCACGCGGTGAGCAAGGACCTGATCCACTGGACGGAGCTCCAGCCGGCCTTCTGGGACGACAGGCGGTACGGGACTGGGGTGCAGTCCGGCACGGCCGTCCTCGACGCGAGGAACGTCTCGAAGCTCTCGCCGGACGACCGGACGCCCCCGCTGGTCGCCTTCTGGTCCGGCTTCGACAACCACAGCCAGTGCATCTCGTACAGCCTGGACCGCGGCCGGACCTGGGCGAAGTACGCCGGGAATCCCATCTTCCACCACCCCGAGCGCGACCCGAAGGTATTCTGGCACGAGCCGACGCGACGCTGGGTCATGGTCCTGTCGTGCGTCAACAGCTACCTCTTCTTCACCTCGGAGAACCTCCTCGACTGGCACGAGGAGAAGGATCCGATCCCCGACTGCTTCGAATGCCCGGACTTCTTCTCCCTCCCGCTCGACGGCGACCCCTCGAGGCCGAAGTGGGTGCTGATCCGGGGCAACGGCAGCTACTCCGTCGGCGAGTTCGACGGACGGTCCTTCCGCGCCCAGACGCCGGTACGCCCGGGCGACCACGGGCCCAACTTCTATGCGACCGGGTCGTGGGGGGACATCGCCGGCCAGCCCGGCCGCCGCGTCCAGATCGCCTGGATGCGAGGCGGGTCCTATCCCGAGATGCCCTTCAACCAGCAGATGTCCTTCCCGTGCGACCTGAGCCTGCGCACCGTCGACGGCTCGCCGAGGATGTACCGGAGGCCGGCGCCGGAAATCGCCACGCTCCACGGCAAGGAGCATGCCGTCGGCGACCTCGAGCTCGCCCCCGGACAGTCGCGTCCCTTGCCGCAGCCTCGCGACGGCTTCCGGCTCCTGGCCGAGGTGGAATGCGGCGAGGGCGCCACGCTGACCTTCACCCTTCGAGGCACCAAGGTCGTCATCGACGGCAAGACCATCGTCAGCCGGTGCGAGCCCGTCGCCGCCTCCGGGAGCGTGAGGACGGTGGAGATCCTCGTGGATCGCGCCTCGATCGAGACGTTCGCCAACGACGGCGAGGTCTCGATCTCGGCCTGCTTCCTGCCGACGGACGATCGCCTCGCGGTGGGGTCGTCCGGGGGGCCCGCTCGCGTCCGATCCCTCAGGATCATCGAACTGGAGTCGGCCTGGCCTACGAGAGTCGATGGACCGGGACCGGCCGCCCGGGCCGGAAGCTCCGCACGTCGCGGACTTCCAGGCTGA
- a CDS encoding MarR family winged helix-turn-helix transcriptional regulator translates to MNRVITAIYDEALRPCGLRVSQANLLVAVARLGEARPAALCRAMRLEKSTLSRDVELLKRNGWLESDPPAGGRNQVLRLTAAGSDLLGRAEPAWAEAQRQARTLLGDDGVEALRTIAARLGLRKD, encoded by the coding sequence ATGAATCGCGTCATCACGGCGATCTACGACGAGGCCCTTCGACCCTGCGGGCTCCGCGTCAGCCAGGCGAACCTCCTCGTGGCGGTCGCCAGGCTCGGTGAGGCACGCCCGGCGGCCCTCTGCCGGGCGATGCGGCTGGAGAAATCGACGTTGAGCCGGGACGTCGAGCTGCTCAAGCGGAACGGGTGGCTCGAGTCCGACCCGCCCGCCGGCGGGCGGAATCAGGTCCTCCGCCTCACCGCGGCCGGCTCGGACCTGCTCGGGCGGGCCGAGCCCGCCTGGGCCGAGGCCCAGAGGCAGGCCCGCACGCTCCTCGGGGACGACGGCGTCGAGGCGCTCCGCACGATCGCGGCACGACTCGGCCTCAGGAAAGACTGA
- a CDS encoding LacI family DNA-binding transcriptional regulator translates to MPPESLPRYVEIARAIEASVSAKPPGDARLPSSREIAREHGVSPVTASRAIQVLRDKGLIRTIDRSGSYATPRAQAAAADCWALVLRNTPGPWWHASHSFALSAFESAAHAEGSRFDPDCFDLDGPAARESHFRRQAREAVASGIRGVFLMPSRASDKEAARDEALLHACLESGLPVVLIERNVRGAGRRLEHDLAAADDFDGGLRCTEHLLEIGRRRIAFMAGSPTSSHEGRLAGYLAALGRAQIALRPLILEQQSDPDPRDACRRLADQVLRQKADAVVCYQDYAALSLIVELLARGVRVPADVAITGFDNLPIGEAFAIGLTTYAFPMEAIASQAIRVMRWRLTSPSGPPVKVLVQGELLVRQSTVPA, encoded by the coding sequence ATGCCGCCCGAATCGCTGCCGAGATATGTCGAGATTGCGCGGGCGATCGAGGCGAGCGTCTCCGCGAAACCGCCGGGAGATGCCAGGCTGCCGAGCTCCAGGGAGATTGCCCGCGAACACGGGGTCTCTCCGGTCACGGCCTCGCGGGCGATCCAGGTCCTCCGCGACAAGGGGCTGATCCGGACGATCGACCGGTCGGGCAGCTACGCGACGCCGAGGGCCCAGGCCGCGGCGGCCGACTGCTGGGCGCTCGTCCTGAGGAACACGCCGGGACCGTGGTGGCATGCGAGCCACTCGTTCGCCCTCTCGGCGTTCGAATCGGCGGCCCACGCCGAGGGGTCTCGATTCGACCCGGACTGCTTCGACCTGGACGGCCCCGCCGCCCGCGAGTCGCATTTCCGCCGCCAGGCGAGGGAGGCCGTCGCCTCGGGAATCCGGGGAGTCTTCCTCATGCCCTCCCGGGCCAGCGACAAGGAGGCGGCCCGCGACGAGGCGCTGTTGCACGCCTGCCTCGAGTCGGGCCTGCCGGTGGTCCTGATCGAGCGGAACGTCCGGGGCGCCGGGCGTCGGCTCGAACACGACCTCGCCGCGGCCGATGACTTCGACGGCGGCCTGCGCTGCACGGAGCATCTCCTGGAGATCGGACGGCGGCGCATCGCCTTCATGGCCGGCTCGCCCACGAGCAGCCACGAGGGGCGGCTCGCGGGGTATCTCGCGGCGCTGGGGCGGGCCCAGATCGCGCTCCGCCCGCTCATCCTGGAGCAGCAGTCCGATCCCGACCCCCGCGACGCCTGCCGACGCCTCGCCGACCAGGTGCTCCGGCAGAAGGCGGACGCGGTGGTCTGCTACCAGGACTACGCCGCCCTGTCCCTCATCGTGGAGCTGCTCGCCCGCGGGGTCCGGGTGCCGGCCGACGTCGCGATCACGGGCTTCGACAACCTGCCCATCGGGGAGGCCTTCGCGATCGGCCTGACGACCTATGCTTTCCCGATGGAGGCGATCGCGTCCCAGGCCATCCGGGTCATGCGGTGGCGACTGACTTCGCCGAGCGGCCCGCCGGTCAAGGTCCTGGTCCAGGGCGAATTGCTCGTCCGGCAGAGCACGGTCCCCGCCTGA
- a CDS encoding aquaporin, which yields MRRKSIAELVATFILVFAGTGAIVVNQEQGGAVTHVGISLVFGLVVLAMIYAVGDISGAHINPAVSIAFAASGRFPARALPPYLLCQVAGALAASLLLRGLFPSNDTLGATLPAGAVWQSFVFELVLTFILMFVVLRVSSGAKEKGITAGIAVGAVIALEALFGGPVCGASMNPARSLAPAVVSGHTEHLWAYLAAPTLGALLAVAFDKLLEQQPATGVSPGSAS from the coding sequence ATGCGCCGGAAGTCCATCGCCGAGCTGGTGGCGACCTTCATCCTCGTCTTCGCCGGGACGGGGGCCATCGTGGTGAACCAGGAGCAGGGAGGAGCGGTCACGCACGTGGGCATCAGCCTGGTGTTCGGCCTCGTCGTCCTCGCCATGATCTACGCGGTCGGGGACATCTCTGGCGCCCACATCAACCCGGCGGTCTCTATCGCCTTCGCCGCTTCGGGGAGGTTCCCGGCCCGGGCCCTGCCCCCGTACCTGCTCTGCCAGGTCGCGGGGGCCCTCGCGGCGAGCCTGCTCCTGAGGGGCCTCTTCCCGTCCAACGACACGCTCGGCGCGACGCTGCCGGCCGGGGCGGTCTGGCAGTCGTTCGTCTTCGAGCTGGTGCTCACGTTCATCCTGATGTTCGTGGTCCTGCGCGTCTCGTCGGGGGCGAAGGAGAAGGGCATCACGGCGGGGATCGCCGTCGGCGCCGTGATCGCGCTGGAGGCCCTCTTCGGCGGGCCGGTCTGCGGCGCCTCGATGAACCCGGCCCGCTCGCTGGCGCCGGCCGTCGTGAGCGGGCACACGGAGCACCTCTGGGCGTACCTGGCGGCCCCGACGCTCGGGGCGCTGCTCGCCGTCGCGTTCGACAAGCTCCTGGAGCAGCAGCCGGCGACCGGCGTCAGCCCCGGAAGCGCCTCATGA
- a CDS encoding GTP-binding protein has translation MADGPIRFVLVGGFLGAGKTTAIARLARMYRDRGLRVGIITNDQADDLVDTLSLRAQGFDVGEVSGACFCCHFNELTRSAAELTAGARPDVILAEPVGSCTDLVATVVRPLMRYFGGEYEVGPYCVLVKPEYASRLLDGDEAALASGTSYIFRKQLEEADVILINKVDALDAVQVGRLDRLARETNPAASILHASARTGEGFDSLIDRLDGEGPIGARQLDVDYDAYADGEAELGWLNATAQIRSPQPISVDDLVLSIARRIGDSLPGEDADIAHLKVAARSGPLHGVASVVDNRGGAALSIPAAGRSDDVAVTVNARVAMEPAILEDTVRRVLADACGERGLSLEVRDVRSFRPGRPVPVHRLS, from the coding sequence ATGGCGGACGGTCCGATTCGCTTCGTCCTCGTCGGCGGATTCCTGGGAGCCGGGAAGACGACGGCCATCGCTCGGCTCGCGCGAATGTACCGCGATCGCGGCCTTCGCGTGGGGATCATCACGAACGACCAGGCCGACGACCTGGTGGATACGCTCTCGCTCCGCGCGCAAGGCTTCGACGTGGGGGAGGTGTCCGGCGCCTGCTTCTGCTGCCATTTCAACGAGCTCACTCGCTCGGCGGCCGAGCTGACCGCGGGCGCCCGCCCGGACGTGATCCTGGCAGAGCCCGTCGGCAGCTGCACCGACCTGGTCGCCACGGTCGTCCGCCCTCTGATGCGGTATTTCGGCGGCGAGTATGAAGTCGGCCCGTATTGCGTCCTCGTCAAGCCGGAGTACGCGAGCCGCCTGCTCGACGGCGACGAGGCCGCCCTCGCGTCCGGCACGTCCTACATCTTCCGCAAGCAGCTGGAGGAGGCGGACGTCATCCTGATCAACAAGGTCGATGCCCTGGACGCCGTCCAGGTCGGCCGGCTCGATCGGCTCGCTCGCGAGACGAATCCCGCCGCCTCGATACTGCATGCCTCCGCGCGGACGGGCGAGGGATTCGACTCGCTCATCGATCGCCTCGACGGCGAGGGCCCGATCGGGGCCCGGCAGCTCGACGTGGATTACGACGCGTACGCCGACGGCGAGGCCGAGCTCGGCTGGCTGAACGCGACCGCGCAAATCCGCTCCCCGCAGCCCATCTCGGTGGACGACCTGGTCCTCTCGATCGCCCGCAGGATCGGCGATTCGCTGCCGGGCGAGGACGCCGACATCGCCCACCTGAAGGTGGCGGCGCGGAGCGGGCCCCTCCACGGCGTGGCGAGCGTCGTGGACAATCGAGGAGGGGCGGCGCTCTCGATCCCCGCGGCCGGTCGGTCGGACGACGTGGCGGTCACCGTCAATGCGCGGGTGGCCATGGAACCCGCCATCCTCGAGGACACCGTCCGCCGGGTCCTTGCGGACGCCTGCGGCGAGCGGGGGCTCAGCCTGGAAGTCCGCGACGTGCGGAGCTTCCGGCCCGGGCGGCCGGTCCCGGTCCATCGACTCTCGTAG
- a CDS encoding beta-ketoacyl-[acyl-carrier-protein] synthase family protein — protein sequence MVSNGRRVVVTGIGMVTPVGLDVESSWEAIREGRGGVGPITLFEAGTFATRIAAEVKGFDLSRDLGAAAERWSRHSRSTRFALAAASQALRGSGLLDGPAFDPTSLGVYLGAGEGQANFPRFVELIGKSSVGGRVDTGRFTSQGTSVLEPLHETEQEPGSPAGHLAAAFGATGPNMSCLTACSASAQAIGEAADLIRDGAAEAMLAGGVHSMIHPFGLTGFILLTAMSRRNDDPAHASRPFDRDRDGFVLGEGAGMLVLESLDHARARGAEILGEVAGQASTADAFRLTDSHDEGRGAVASMQNALNDAGLNPEDVDYVNAHGTSTKVNDSVETLALKHALGDHARRIPVSSTKSMTGHLIAAGGAVEAIIGLLAIRDGVVPPTINLEEPDDDCDLDYVPKAARDRALDVVMSNSFGFGGQNTTLVMRRFRG from the coding sequence ATGGTCTCGAACGGTCGCAGGGTGGTGGTCACGGGAATCGGGATGGTCACGCCCGTCGGGCTGGATGTTGAGTCCTCCTGGGAGGCCATCCGCGAGGGGCGAGGCGGGGTCGGCCCGATCACGCTCTTCGAGGCGGGCACCTTCGCGACCCGGATCGCCGCCGAGGTGAAGGGCTTCGACCTCAGCCGGGACCTCGGCGCAGCGGCGGAACGGTGGTCCCGGCACAGCCGCAGCACCCGATTCGCGCTGGCCGCCGCCTCGCAGGCGCTCCGCGGCTCGGGCCTGCTGGACGGCCCGGCCTTCGACCCGACCTCGTTGGGCGTCTACCTCGGCGCGGGCGAGGGGCAGGCGAATTTCCCCCGATTCGTCGAGCTGATCGGCAAGTCGTCCGTGGGCGGGCGCGTCGACACCGGCCGATTCACCTCCCAGGGGACGTCGGTCCTCGAGCCGTTGCACGAGACTGAGCAGGAGCCGGGCTCGCCGGCGGGCCACCTGGCGGCGGCCTTCGGCGCGACGGGGCCGAACATGTCCTGCCTGACGGCCTGCTCCGCCAGCGCCCAGGCGATCGGCGAGGCGGCGGACCTGATCCGCGACGGCGCGGCCGAGGCGATGCTCGCCGGCGGCGTCCACAGCATGATCCACCCATTCGGCCTGACGGGGTTCATCCTGCTCACCGCCATGTCGCGGCGCAACGACGACCCGGCGCACGCCAGCCGCCCGTTCGATCGCGATCGGGACGGATTCGTCCTGGGCGAGGGGGCTGGGATGCTCGTCCTCGAATCGCTCGACCACGCGAGGGCCCGCGGCGCGGAGATCCTGGGCGAGGTCGCCGGCCAGGCCTCGACCGCCGACGCCTTCCGCCTGACCGACTCCCACGACGAGGGCCGCGGGGCCGTGGCCTCCATGCAGAACGCCCTCAACGACGCCGGGCTCAACCCGGAGGACGTGGACTACGTGAACGCACACGGGACCAGCACGAAGGTGAACGACTCCGTCGAGACCCTGGCCCTGAAACACGCCCTCGGCGACCACGCGAGGCGGATCCCCGTGTCGAGCACCAAGAGCATGACCGGCCACCTGATCGCGGCCGGCGGGGCGGTCGAGGCCATCATCGGCCTGCTCGCCATCCGGGACGGTGTCGTCCCCCCGACCATCAACCTCGAAGAGCCGGACGACGACTGCGACCTGGATTACGTCCCGAAGGCCGCGCGAGACCGGGCGCTGGACGTCGTCATGTCGAACAGCTTCGGCTTCGGGGGGCAGAACACGACGCTCGTCATGAGGCGCTTCCGGGGCTGA
- a CDS encoding 4Fe-4S binding protein: MARLDEHPTVVRHRARAERAEAGPLDAAWLRRLCLEAGADDVGFVSIDRAEVADQRAEILAAFPGTRALISIACRLHPEPIRSPARSVSNQEFHANYEHLNDVARRIVRGLADAGVPALNPSSAFPMEMDRYPGKIWVVSHKPIAVAAGLGQVGVHRCVIHPVFGSFINLGTILVARDVSSQAAPVDFNPCLSCKLCVAACPVGAIGADGHFNFSACVTHNYREFMSGFTDWVSTIADSKDGRDYRRRVPASESASMWQSLSFKANYKAAYCVAVCPAGEDVIGPFLDDRGKFLKDVVDPLTAKEEPIYVVPGSDAESHVARRFPRKTIRRVRGVTATSVRGFLFGMRLTFQREASRGLSAVYHFTFTGREPAEATVTIRDRAIRVEDGLIGEPDFRVVADGDAWLGVLAGDRSLIWSILRRRIRARGPLRLLAAFRRCFPR, from the coding sequence ATGGCCAGGCTCGACGAACATCCGACGGTGGTCCGGCATCGCGCCCGGGCAGAGAGGGCGGAGGCCGGCCCGCTGGACGCGGCCTGGCTGCGGCGGCTCTGCCTGGAGGCGGGGGCGGATGACGTCGGGTTCGTGTCCATCGACCGGGCCGAGGTGGCCGACCAGCGGGCGGAGATCCTCGCGGCATTCCCCGGCACGCGGGCGCTGATCAGCATCGCGTGCCGGCTCCATCCCGAGCCGATCCGGTCGCCGGCCCGGTCGGTCTCCAACCAGGAGTTCCACGCCAACTACGAGCATCTGAACGACGTCGCGAGGCGGATCGTGCGGGGCCTGGCGGACGCGGGCGTCCCGGCGCTGAACCCGTCGTCGGCGTTCCCGATGGAGATGGACCGGTACCCGGGGAAGATCTGGGTGGTCTCGCACAAGCCGATCGCGGTCGCCGCCGGGCTGGGGCAGGTGGGCGTCCACCGCTGCGTGATCCACCCGGTCTTCGGCAGCTTCATCAACCTGGGGACGATCCTCGTCGCCCGCGACGTCTCGTCGCAGGCGGCCCCGGTAGATTTCAATCCGTGCCTCTCCTGCAAGCTCTGCGTGGCGGCCTGCCCGGTCGGGGCGATAGGCGCGGACGGCCACTTCAACTTCTCGGCCTGCGTCACGCACAACTACCGCGAGTTCATGAGCGGGTTCACGGACTGGGTGTCCACGATCGCCGACAGCAAGGACGGCCGGGACTACCGGCGCAGGGTCCCGGCCTCGGAGTCCGCGTCGATGTGGCAGAGCCTGTCCTTCAAGGCGAACTACAAGGCCGCGTACTGCGTGGCCGTCTGCCCGGCCGGCGAGGACGTCATCGGCCCGTTCCTGGACGATCGGGGCAAGTTCCTGAAGGACGTCGTCGACCCGCTGACGGCGAAGGAAGAGCCGATCTACGTCGTCCCGGGCTCGGATGCCGAGTCGCACGTCGCGCGGCGGTTCCCCAGGAAGACGATCCGGCGCGTCCGCGGGGTGACGGCGACGTCCGTCCGCGGCTTCCTCTTCGGCATGCGGCTCACGTTCCAGAGGGAGGCGTCCCGGGGCCTCTCCGCCGTGTACCATTTCACGTTCACGGGCCGCGAGCCGGCCGAGGCCACCGTGACGATCCGCGATCGGGCGATCCGCGTCGAGGACGGCCTGATCGGCGAACCGGACTTCCGCGTCGTCGCGGACGGCGACGCCTGGCTGGGCGTCCTCGCCGGCGACCGGAGTCTCATCTGGTCCATCCTCCGCCGTCGGATCCGGGCCCGAGGTCCCCTCCGACTGCTCGCGGCGTTCCGGCGTTGCTTTCCTCGATGA